In Xiphophorus maculatus strain JP 163 A unplaced genomic scaffold, X_maculatus-5.0-male Unplaced_Scaffold_BN236, whole genome shotgun sequence, a single genomic region encodes these proteins:
- the LOC111608016 gene encoding serine incorporator 3-like, producing MASKQSTVLIQGSGSSGSDMLEGPRGPRRAEDNEQDMVQYSYSFFHFMLFLASLYIMMTLTNWYSPDADYTITSKWPTVWVKVSSSWLCLALYIWTLVAPMIFPNRDFS from the exons ATGGCCTCCAAGCAGTCGACTGTCCTCATTCAGGGGTCCGGCAGCAGCGGCAGCGACATGTTGGAGGGCCCCAGGGGGCCCCGGCGGGCGGAGGACAACGAGCAAGACATGGTCCAGTACAGCTACTCCTTCTTCCACTTCATGCTCTTCTTAGCTTCCCTCTACATAATGATGACACTCACCAACTGGTACAG CCCAGACGCAGACTACACCATAACAAGCAAGTGGCCAACAGTGTGGGTAAAGGTCTCCTCGAGCTGGTTGTGTTTGGCCCTTTACATTTGGACCCTTGTGGCCCCTATGATTTTCCCCAACCGAGACTTCAGCTGA
- the LOC102237507 gene encoding cytosolic 10-formyltetrahydrofolate dehydrogenase-like: RKLYIYIFIQVSLLTSRLVEEVKLRASTCQLQNEDVYMNTTFQDFIQMCVRKLRGEDGEEELVVDYVEKNINNMTVKIPHQLFINGEFVDADGGKTYKTINPTDGTAICEVSLAQISDVDKAVAAAKEAFESGEWGKMNPRDRGRLIYKLADLMEEHQDELATIEAMDSGAVYTLALKTHVGMSIQTFRYFAGWCDKIQGSTIPINQARPNRNLTFTKKEPIGVCAIVIPWNYPLMMLAWKTAACLAAGNTVVLKPAQVTPLTALKFAELAARAGLPKGVVNILPGSGALVGQRLSDHPDVRKLGFTGSTEIGKHIMKSCAVSNVKKVSLELGGKSPLIIFGDCDMDKAVRLGMSSVFFNKGENCIAAGRLFVEETIHDQFLTKVVEEVKKMKIGDPLNRSTDHGPQNHKAHLDKLLEFCQMGIKEGATLVYGGKQVQRPGFFFEPTVFTDVQDHMYIAKEESFGPIMIVSKFKTGEVDDVLRRANATEYGLASGVFTRDISKALYVSERLNAGTVFINTYNKTDVATPFGGFKQSGFGKDLGQEALNEYLKTKAVTIEY, from the exons AGgaagctttatatatatatttttatacaagtCTCTCTCTTAACCTCCAGGCTTGTTGAGGAAGTGAAGCTTCGCGCCAGCACCTGCCAGCTGCAGAACGAGGACGTCTACATGAACACCACCTTCCAGGATTTCATCCAGATGTGTGTCAGGAAACTACGAGGGGAGGACGGGGAGGAAGAGCTCGTGGTTGACTAT GTGGAAAAGAACATCAACAACATGACGGTAAAGATCCCCCATCAGCTGTTTATCAACGGAGAGTTTGTGGATGCAGATGGCGGAAAGACCTACAAGACCATCAACCCCACTGATGGCACG GCCATCTGTGAAGTGTCTCTGGCCCAGATCAGTGATGTGGACAAAGCAGTCGCTGCTGCTAAGGAGGCGTTCGAATCGGGGGAGTGGGGCAAGATGAACCCAAGGGACAGAGGAAGACTCATCTACAA ACTGGCGGACCTGATGGAGGAACACCAGGATGAGTTAGCTActattgaagctatggactctGGAGCCGTTTACACTTTGGCCCTCAAGACTCATGTGGGCATGTCCATCCAGACGTTCCGTTATTTTGCTGGCTGGTGTGACAAGATCCAG GGCAGCACCATTCCCATCAACCAGGCCAGACCCAATCGTAATCTGACTTTCACCAAGAAGGAGCCAATTGg AGTGTGTGCCATTGTGATTCCGTGGAACTATCCGCTGATGATGCTGGCGTGGAAGACCGCAGCCTGCCTGGCAGCAGGAAACACCGTCGTCCTCAAACCAGCTCAG GTCACTCCGCTTACAGCGCTCAAGTTTGCTGAACTGGCAGCAAGAGCGGGACTGCCCAAAGGGGTGGTTAACATTCTGCCTGGTTCAG GCGCTCTGGTGGGCCAGCGTTTGTCTGACCATCCTGACGTGCGAAAGCTGGGCTTCACGGGTTCTACAGAAATCGGCAAGCACATCATGAAGAG CTGTGCAGTCAGTAATGTCAAGAAGGTTTCCTTGGAGCTCGGAGGAAAATCCCCTCTCATCATCTTCGGTGACTGTGACATGGACAAGGCTGTGCGCCTG GGCATGAGCTCCGTGTTCTTCAACAAAGGAGAGAACTGCATCGCAGCTGGCCGGCTGTTTGTGGAGGAGACCATCCATGACCAGTTTTTGACAAAAGTG gTAGAGGAGGTTAAGAAGATGAAGATTGGCGATCCGTTGAACCGCTCCACAGACCACGGCCCTCAGAATCACAAAGCCCACCTGGACAAACTCTTGGAGTTCTGTCAGATGGGAATAAAGGAGGGAGCCACCCTCGTCTACGGAGGAAAGCAGGTCCAGAGACccg GTTTTTTCTTTGAGCCCACGGTGTTTACTGATGTGCAGGACCACATGTACATCGCTAAGGAAGAGTCATTCGGTCCCATCATGATCGTTTCCAAGTTCAAGACCGG AGAGGTGGACGACGTCCTGAGGAGAGCCAATGCTACGGAGTACGGACTGGCTTCAGGAGTTTTCACCCGGGACATCAGCAAAGCTCTGTATGTGAGCGAGAGGCTCAACGCCGGCACTGTCTTCATCAACACCTACAACAAAACAGATGTGGCCACGCCCTTTGGAGGCTTTAAGCAGTCCGGATTTGGCAAAGACCTGG GTCAAGAGGCCCTGAATGAATACCTGAAGACAAAAGCAGTGACCATCGAGTATTAA